A stretch of Fusarium poae strain DAOMC 252244 chromosome 2, whole genome shotgun sequence DNA encodes these proteins:
- a CDS encoding hypothetical protein (SECRETED:SignalP(1-18)~TransMembrane:1 (n6-13c18/19o273-291i)~CAZy:GH75) yields MGSLRFLLFASVAALVSCRDVPNNIKAFKESIVKQGSCNDPLAKGFHSADGDDGSYVYCGDHVDDYNVIYLQGTEGKLVNMDIDCDGIQGSSADDGRCGSSGDTQSVTSFQDRLRTYSTKQKDLDANIHPYVVFGNLGTKKNWPTFDAQKHGIKPLSIIAVVCGEKMFYGIWGDENGDDGEESMVGEAAISLATACFGKSMNGNNGHDEDDVLYIAFPGSDAVPGDDGADWNATNFKDFEASLSSVGDKLVARINDTGNGTDSGDDDSGASRVWSTWGMGFFVVSAMAAMMI; encoded by the exons ATGGGTTCCCTTCGTTTTCTCCTTTTTGCATCCGTCGCCGCTTTGGTTTCTTGCCGCGACGTACCCAACAACATCAAGGCTTTCAAAGAGAGCATCGTCAAACAGGGTTCTTGCAATGACCCTCTCGCCAAGGGCTTTCACAGCGCCGATGGCGACGATGGCT CCTACGTCTACTGCGGTGACCATGTAGACGACTACAATGTTATATATCTCCAAGGAACTGAGGGCAAGCTCGTCAACATGGACATCGACTGCGACGGTATCCAGGGTAGTTCCGCAGATGATGGACGCTGTGGCTCTTCAGGTGACACACAATCCGTCACCTCTTTCCAGGACCGGCTTCGAACATACAGCACAAAGCAAAAGGATCTCGACGCCAACATTCACCCTTATGTTGTCTTCGGAAACCTGGGCACTAAGAAGAACTGGCCGACTTTTGATGCGCAAAAGCATGGTATCAAACCCTTGAGCATCATTGCTGTTGTGTGTGGCGAGAAAATG TTCTACGGTATTTGGGGTGATGAGAATGGTGACGATGGCGAGGAATCCATGGTTGGTGAAGCCGCCATCTCACTCGCAACCGCATGTTTCGGCAAATCTATGAACGGAAACAATGGCcacgacgaagacgatgtTCTATACATCGCTTTCCCTGGCAGCGACGCCGTACCAGGAGACGACGGTGCTGATTGGAACGCGACAAACTTCAAAGATTTTGAGGCGAGTCTCAGCAGCGTGGGAGACAAGCTGGTAGCACGCATCAACGACACTGGCAATGGCACGGACAGCGGCGATGACGACAGTGGTGCATCTCGGGTTTGGTCGACATGGGGAATG GGATTCTTTGTTGTTTCGGCAATGGCTGCCATGATGATCTAG
- a CDS encoding hypothetical protein (SECRETED:SignalP(1-20)~TransMembrane:1 (n8-15c20/21o262-280i)) translates to MRLPWARQAAIYGLLSVAVADVLPVDDIPLMCVTICGPIVELTSKCDIHGQRMSKRQVDSEWVPKLAVEPPLLDKRSFSIIRAAPTSFPPEFTPEESTTTSLSSWTTEETSSTVDQVSTKKRTTMASMLMDTTTATQTTLSTSGTSGTSKTSQEESQTASGTWHSSLQTNAPDEGDPERDCVCLNKSFDVAKISALCQNCIVVDGHKQNNMDIIMKACGFESRTYTPDKDSEVDNVRVEATRPTSMGMMGDAPANTASGAKVLNVFWVGIFSSLLGFAMVL, encoded by the exons ATGAGATTGCCTTGGGCCAGGCAGGCCGCAATCTATGGCCTCTTGTCTGTTGCTGTCGCGGACGTGCTACCGGTGGACGACATCCCGTTGATGTGTGTGACCATCTGCGGCCCAATCGTCGAATTGACATCAAAATGTGATATTCATGGCCAACGCATGTCGAAGCGACAAGTAGATTCGGAGTGGGTTCCTAAGCTGGCCGTGGAACCTCCTTTGCTGGACAAGAGAAGCTTCTCAATCATCAGAGCTGCGCCGACATCATTTCCTCCCGAGTTCACTCCTGAAGAGAGTACCACCACATCACTATCGAGTTGGACTACGGAGGAGACTTCAAGTACTGTCGATCAAGTTTCAACGAAAAAGCGTACAACAATGGCGTCTATGCTTATGGACACAACTACAGCGACGCAGACTACTCTTTCGACTTCTGGAACTTCTGGAACTTCAAAGACTTCACAGGAGGAATCGCAAACGGCGAGTGGTACATGGCACAGTAGCTTACAGACAAACGCACCGGATGAGGGCGACCCAGAGAGAGACTGTGTTTGTTTGAACAAGAGCTTCGATGTGGCCAAGATCTCAGCACTATGTCAAAACTGTATCGTCGTGGATGGACATAAGCAAAACA ACATGGACATCATCATGAAGGCGTGCGGCTTTGAATCGCGTACTTATACTCCCGACAAGGACAGCGAGGTGGACAACGTAAGGGTCGAGGCGACGCGGCCGACAAGTATGGGCATGATGGGAGATGCCCCAGCAAACACTGCTTCAGGAGCGAAAGTTCTCAACGTGTTCTGGGTCGGTATTTTCAGTTCTCTACTGGGTTTTGCTATGGTGTTATAA
- a CDS encoding hypothetical protein (TransMembrane:1 (o20-43i)), which translates to MPNHSSQYSPAARLKNCETGSILPIVVGVSIVAWVVFLFLTYIRYIDLLISKWRTVYLNWRAGGVYPNSDDRVEGRVGEQSPLVKKVQKKVRFSDEKTVVPGARDPIPS; encoded by the exons ATGCCTAACCACTCGTCTCAATACTC TCCAGCCGCCAGGCTCAAAAACTGCGAGACGGGTAGCATATTGCCTATAGTAGTCGGGGTATCAATAGTGGCATGGGTTGTGTTTTTGTTTCTGACATACATCCGGTACATCGACTTGTTGATCAGCAAATGGCGAACCGTCTATCTGAACTGGAGAGCTGGAGGCGTCTATCCAAACAGTGACGATCGAGTTGAAGGGCGGGTTGGAGAGCAGAGCCCTTTGGTGAAAAAGGTTCAGAAGAAGGTCAGGTTTTCCGATGAGAAGACCGTTGTCCCAGGGGCCAGAGATCCTATTCCGTCATAA
- a CDS encoding hypothetical protein (BUSCO:11517at5125): MSSNGTQEAPIEVRRICCVGAGYVGGPTAAVVAFQNPQIQVTVVDRDVTRIRRWNSRHPPIYEPGLHDIVRIARDGGRAGKISGEPTTDSEGSSAEEGEITINERKPNLFFSTDVAKHIGEADIVLVAVNTPTKYRGVGAGSATDMTAFEAVTAVVAQYAREGAIIVEKSTVPCRTAQLVADTLNMHRPGVHFEILSNPEFLAAGTAVNDLLYPDRILIGSAPTPSGKLAAEALVKVYNAWIPRERILTTNVWSSELAKLVANSMLAQRISSINSISAVCEQTGADVDEVAKAVGVDPRIGNKFLMAGIGFGGSCFKKDVLNLVYLAETMGLPEVAEYWRQVVKMNEYARDRFSNRVIKCLNNTLVGKKVTILGFAFKKNTSDTREAPALEMIKTLLEERPREIAVFDPCCNPLVIKSEIKELLGPLAEGHNITVHGNAYDACEKSTAIIIATEFDEFRNQPPPPPAPQPAVQPKTIGRKPNPKSDPRPFKEGGSPNELLALHKHLVQRPDVNSQDPLERFNTEPSCENDCPDCIQERESKESGFATGMGSSEEYKPKERVDWVRISESMAKPRWVFDGRGVIDSREMVKLGVRVESVGRQHRF; this comes from the exons ATGTCTTCAAACGGCACTCAGGAGGCACCCATTGAGGTCCGCCGCATCTGCTGTGTTGGTGCTGGTTACGTCG GTGGCCCTACTGCTGCTGTCGTTGCTTTCCAGAACCCCCAAATCCAGGTTACCGTCGTCGACCGAGATGTCACCCGTATCCGACGCTGGAACTCCCGCCACCCTCCTATCTACGAGCCTGGCCTGCACGATATCGTCCGAATCGCCCGTGATGGTGGCCGAGCTGGCAAGATCTCTGGCGAGCCTACCACCGACAGCGAGGGCTCCTCCGCTGAAGAGGGTGAGATCACCATCAATGAGCGCAAGCCCAACCTGTTCTTTTCTACCGATGTTGCCAAGCACATTGGCGAGGCCGATATCGTCCTTGTCGCTGTCAACACACCCACCAAGTACCGTGGTGTTGGTGCCGGCAGCGCTACTGACATGACCGCTTTCGAGGCCGTCACTGCTGTCGTTGCTCAGTACGCCCGTGAGGGTGCCATCATTGTTGAGAAGTCTACTGTTCCTTGCCGAACTGCTCAGCTCGTCGCTGATACT CTCAACATGCACCGCCCTGGCGTTCACTTTGAGATTCTCTCCAACCCCGAGTTCTTGGCTGCCGGTACCGCCGTCAACGATCTTCTCTACCCTGACCGTATCCTTATCGGTTCTGCCCCTACCCCCTCCGGTAAGCTGGCTGCCGAGGCTCTTGTCAAGGTTTACAACGCCTGGATCCCTCGCGAGCGTATCTTGACCACCAACGTCTGGTCTTCCGAGCTTGCCAAGCTCGTTGCCAACTCCATGCTGGCCCAGCGTATTTCTTCCATCAACTCCATCTCTGCCGTCTGCGAGCAGACAGGTGCTGATGTCGATGAGGTCGCCAAGGCCGTCGGTGTTGACCCCCGTATCGGTAACAAGTTCTTGATGGCTGGTATCGGTTTCGGTGGCAGCTGCTTCAAGAAGGATGTTCTCAACCTCGTCTACCTTGCCGAAACCATGGGTCTTCCCGAGGTCGCCGAGTACTGGCGCCAGGTTGTCAAGATGAACGAGTACGCCCGTGACCGTTTCTCCAACCGTGTCATCAAGtgcctcaacaacaccctTGTTGGTAAGAAGGTTACTATCCTTGGTTTTGCCTTCAAGAAGAACACCTCCGATACCCGTGAGGCTCCCGCTCTTGAGATGATCAAGACCCTCCTCGAGGAGCGTCCTCGTGAGATCGCCGTCTTTGACCCCTGCTGTAACCCTCTGGTTATCAAGTCTGAGATCAAGGAGCTTCTCGGCCCCCTTGCTGAGGGCCACAACATCACCGTCCACGGCAATGCCTACGACGCCTGCGAGAAGAGTAccgccatcatcatcgctaCTGAGTTTGACGAGTTCCGCAACCAgcctcctccccctcctgctcctcaacCTGCCGTCCAGCCCAAGACCATTGGCCGCAAGCCCAACCCCAAGTCTGACCCCCGTCCTTTCAAGGAGGGTGGCAGCCCCAACGAGCTCCTCGCTCTCCACAAGCATCTTGTCCAGCGACCTGATGTCAACTCCCAGGACCCTCTCGAGCGCTTCAACACTGAGCCCAGCTGTGAGAACGACTGCCCTGACTGCATCCAGGAGCGTGAGAGCAAGGAGAGCGGCTTTGCTACTGGTATGGGAAGCTCTGAGGAGTACAAGCCCAAGGAGCGTGTTGACTGGGTCCGCATCTCCGAGAGCATGGCCAAGCCTCGCTGGGTCTTTGATGGCCGTGGTGTCATCGATTCTCGGGAGATGGTCAAGCTGGGCGTCCGCGTCGAGAGTGTCGGCCGCCAGCACCGATTCTAG
- a CDS encoding hypothetical protein (TransMembrane:2 (o64-85i190-213o)), producing the protein MNPFETLFLGMARNVLHPTFLRITSNETRRNHVPTPIPWYTPPPVPTPKYHHWRGGFSDTIDEFIFVFMVVASALTWCTLLLIWFRVWKSEINFQHIRPLRDREDGMGAAPEEMQQFVREPVVSSSSRPSRSVEETQGDFVVGEDSDDEPDSIAILEYLHSLTVNRDTNAITMRSYTAAYYVRPQNISSLLASLLAIVSVVAFLAIVIIIVFVQRRIENSIYDDVYAAIQDAAAAKNEGKTSSNQDSDGEAEKQNKPGSSSNGTSNNTTV; encoded by the exons ATGAACCCCTTTGAAACCCTCTTCCTCGGAATGGCAAGAAATGTCTTGCATCCTACATTCCTCCGCATAACCAGCAACGAAACACGCAGGAATCATGTCCCGACTCCTATTCCCTGGTACACGCCACCACCAGTACCAACACCCAAGTACCATCACTGGAGAGGTGGATTTTCAGATACGATCGATGAgttcatcttcgtcttcatgGTAGTAGCAAGCGCCTTGACTTGGTGCACCTTGCTTCTCATCTGGTTTCGAGTGTGGAAATCAGAGATCAACTTTCAGCATATTCGCCCGCTGAGGGACAGAGAGGATGGAATGGGAGCTGCACCTGAGGAGATGCAGCAGTTTGTTCGGGAGCCTGTTgtttcttcatcctcacgACCCTCTAGGTCGGTGGAAGAAACACAAGGAGATTTTGTTGTTGGAGAggatagtgatgatgagcCAGACTC GATCGCAATCTTAGAATATCTACACTCACTCACTGTCAATCGAGACACCAACGCTATCACAATGCGGTCCTACACAGCAGCCTACTACGTACGGCCGCAAAACATCTCCTCTCTGTTGGCCTCTCTTTTAGCTATCGTCTCTGTCGTTGCTTTCCTGGccattgtcatcatcatcgtatTCGTGCAAAGGCGCATAGAGAACAGCATCTACGACGACGTCTACGCCGCCATCCAAGACGCAGCTGCAGCGAAAAATGAGGGCAAGACCTCCTCCAACCAAGATTCCGATGGCGAAGCAGAGAAACAGAACAAGCCCGGATCGAGCTCCAATGGTACTTCCAACAATACCACGGTTTAG